A genomic stretch from Sphingobacterium sp. ML3W includes:
- the rpoN gene encoding RNA polymerase factor sigma-54: protein MLKQTLQQKLLQKLSPQQIQFIKLLQVPTVSLDARIKEELEENPALEDGSLTNMTDPIEEYPDKDPDDNFDNEEGFDSDDFSLEDYIQEDDYKDYGNGYDYGDDDDERKEMPVAIQHSFYEQLQQQLDLLALDDKHFLVGQQIIGSLDDDGYLRRPIINLVDDLAFGQNVMTEEHEVLEMLKVIQDFEPAGIGARDLQECLLIQLQKKDTNNPTIKLAIKVVSNYLDEFTKKHYDKLEKSLGVSSEDLKNVVNEILKLNPKPGDSGAVAGKQLHIIPDFHISNNDSILHLTLNGRNAPELRISRDYQHMFEHYEKSDQKDKKMKEAVQFVKQKLDSAKWFIDAIKQRQQTLLKTMNAIMEYQYDYFLTGDDRKLKPMILKDIADKIDMDISTVSRVANSKYVQTEFGTFLLKSFFSEAIQTDSGEEVSNKEVKKILEECIAKENKRKPLADEKLTEILKEKGYNIARRTVAKYREALNIPVARLRKEL from the coding sequence ATGTTAAAACAGACATTACAACAAAAGCTATTACAAAAACTGTCTCCACAACAAATTCAATTTATTAAATTGTTGCAGGTACCAACAGTTTCATTAGATGCCAGAATAAAAGAAGAATTAGAAGAAAACCCCGCGTTAGAAGATGGTAGCTTGACTAATATGACCGATCCAATAGAAGAATATCCAGATAAAGATCCGGATGACAACTTCGATAACGAAGAAGGATTCGATTCAGATGATTTCAGTTTGGAAGACTATATACAAGAAGACGACTACAAAGATTACGGAAATGGATATGATTACGGTGATGACGACGATGAAAGAAAAGAAATGCCCGTTGCCATTCAACATTCATTCTATGAACAATTACAACAACAATTAGACCTCCTCGCTTTAGATGATAAGCACTTTTTAGTGGGCCAACAGATTATCGGCAGTCTGGATGACGACGGTTACTTAAGACGTCCGATCATCAATCTGGTAGATGACCTGGCCTTTGGTCAAAATGTAATGACCGAAGAACATGAAGTGTTAGAAATGCTAAAAGTGATTCAAGATTTTGAGCCTGCAGGAATTGGTGCCAGAGATTTACAAGAATGTCTTTTGATACAGTTACAAAAAAAAGACACGAACAATCCAACCATTAAACTTGCTATTAAAGTCGTCTCCAATTATTTGGACGAGTTCACTAAAAAGCACTATGACAAACTAGAGAAATCGTTAGGCGTATCTTCTGAGGACTTGAAAAATGTCGTCAATGAAATCTTAAAGCTCAACCCCAAACCAGGTGACTCTGGTGCAGTAGCCGGAAAACAACTCCATATCATCCCAGACTTTCATATCAGCAACAATGATAGCATCCTGCATTTAACTCTGAATGGACGTAATGCACCAGAACTCCGCATAAGCAGGGATTATCAGCACATGTTTGAACATTACGAAAAATCCGATCAAAAGGACAAGAAAATGAAGGAAGCGGTACAGTTTGTCAAACAAAAACTCGATTCTGCAAAATGGTTTATTGACGCAATCAAACAACGTCAACAGACACTGCTCAAGACAATGAATGCCATCATGGAATACCAATACGATTATTTTCTTACTGGAGATGACCGTAAATTGAAACCCATGATCTTAAAGGATATCGCGGATAAGATCGACATGGATATCTCAACCGTTTCCCGTGTGGCAAATTCTAAATATGTGCAAACAGAATTTGGGACATTTCTATTAAAATCATTTTTCTCTGAGGCAATACAAACAGACTCCGGGGAGGAAGTTTCGAATAAAGAGGTCAAGAAAATACTTGAAGAGTGCATTGCAAAAGAAAACAAGCGCAAACCACTTGCCGATGAGAAATTGACCGAGATTCTCAAAGAAAAAGGTTACAATATCGCTCGCAGAACGGTAGCTAAATACCGGGAAGCATTAAACATACCGGTTGCAAGATTACGAAAAGAGCTCTAA
- a CDS encoding carbon-nitrogen hydrolase encodes MSKVKVGVVQMSCTASKQENLEKAIAKVKEAAAKGAQIVCLQELFTSLYFCDVEDYDNFALAESIPGPSTDALSAVAKEAGVVIIASLFEKRAEGLYHNTTAILDADGSYLGKYRKMHIPDDPAFYEKFYFTPGDLGYKVFKTKFGRIGILICWDQWYPEASRITALMGAEILFYPTAIGWATDQDEETNKDQYNAWQTIQRSHAVANGVPVVSVNRVGFEQDGAMKFWGGSFVANGQGKLLYLASHDKEEIEVVELDLAESDYFRKHWPFLRDRRIETYSPITKRFIDED; translated from the coding sequence ATGAGCAAAGTAAAAGTTGGAGTTGTACAGATGAGCTGTACCGCAAGCAAACAAGAGAATCTCGAAAAAGCAATCGCTAAAGTAAAAGAAGCCGCTGCAAAAGGTGCGCAAATTGTGTGTCTGCAAGAACTCTTTACCTCTTTATATTTCTGCGATGTAGAAGATTATGACAATTTCGCACTGGCTGAATCTATCCCTGGTCCATCTACAGATGCCCTATCTGCTGTTGCGAAAGAAGCAGGAGTCGTTATTATCGCTTCATTATTTGAAAAAAGAGCTGAAGGTCTTTATCATAATACGACCGCCATATTAGATGCTGATGGTTCCTATTTAGGCAAATACCGTAAAATGCACATCCCAGATGATCCAGCATTTTATGAGAAATTCTATTTCACACCGGGTGATCTAGGTTATAAAGTTTTCAAAACAAAATTTGGTAGAATAGGTATATTAATCTGTTGGGACCAATGGTATCCGGAAGCATCAAGAATCACTGCATTAATGGGTGCCGAAATTTTATTTTACCCAACTGCGATTGGCTGGGCTACAGATCAGGACGAAGAAACCAACAAAGATCAATACAATGCTTGGCAAACCATTCAGCGTTCTCATGCTGTAGCAAATGGCGTACCAGTGGTATCTGTCAACCGTGTCGGATTTGAGCAAGATGGCGCCATGAAATTCTGGGGCGGTAGCTTTGTTGCAAATGGACAAGGTAAACTGTTATACCTCGCTTCTCACGATAAAGAAGAAATTGAAGTAGTTGAACTAGATCTAGCTGAATCTGATTATTTCAGAAAACACTGGCCATTCCTAAGGGATCGCAGAATTGAAACATATTCTCCAATCACCAAACGTTTTATTGACGAAGACTAA
- a CDS encoding agmatine deiminase family protein, producing the protein MEQESTFTQAYFDNSPKKQGFSFPAEWARQEALWLSWPHKEESWPGKIDTIYQPYCEFIKAVAVGQKVRINVADEDMKAFAIEELKKVTADLSNIEFYFNPTNDAWCRDHGPAFLINQNSGAKAVVDWGYNAWGGKYPPFDLDDVVPTRIAKEFNLPLFTPNIVMEGGSVEFNGAGTVMTTTACLLNENRNPDYTKEQIETYLKEFYGQDQVLWLGDGIIGDDTDGHIDDITRFVNENTVLTVVEENPEDENYAILQENLETLRSFRLLNGEPLNIVELPMPAPVIYEDTRLPASYANFYIANDVVVVPVFNDANDQRALDIIQGCFPTRKVIGINSVDIIWGLGSFHCLSQQEPALS; encoded by the coding sequence ATGGAACAAGAAAGCACTTTCACACAGGCATATTTTGACAACTCTCCCAAAAAACAAGGTTTTTCGTTTCCCGCAGAATGGGCAAGACAAGAAGCTTTGTGGTTGAGCTGGCCTCATAAGGAGGAATCTTGGCCTGGAAAAATTGACACCATATACCAGCCCTATTGCGAGTTCATTAAAGCTGTTGCTGTTGGACAGAAAGTCAGAATTAATGTTGCTGACGAAGATATGAAGGCATTTGCCATCGAAGAATTGAAAAAAGTAACCGCTGATTTAAGCAATATTGAATTTTATTTCAATCCAACCAATGACGCTTGGTGTAGAGATCATGGCCCCGCTTTCCTGATCAATCAAAATTCAGGCGCAAAAGCGGTTGTTGATTGGGGCTATAATGCCTGGGGTGGCAAGTATCCACCCTTTGATCTGGATGATGTCGTTCCTACACGGATAGCTAAAGAGTTCAACCTTCCTTTATTCACACCGAATATCGTCATGGAGGGTGGTTCTGTCGAATTCAACGGAGCCGGAACAGTGATGACGACAACAGCATGTCTGCTCAATGAAAACCGAAACCCTGATTATACGAAAGAACAGATTGAGACTTACCTCAAAGAATTCTATGGACAAGATCAGGTATTATGGCTAGGTGACGGAATCATTGGAGACGACACAGATGGTCATATTGACGACATTACACGGTTTGTGAATGAAAACACCGTTTTAACTGTTGTCGAAGAAAATCCGGAAGATGAAAATTATGCCATCCTCCAGGAAAATCTTGAAACACTTCGTTCCTTCAGATTATTAAACGGAGAACCGCTTAATATCGTCGAGCTACCGATGCCAGCACCAGTGATCTATGAGGACACCAGACTTCCGGCGTCATATGCAAATTTTTATATCGCAAATGATGTTGTCGTTGTTCCAGTTTTCAACGACGCTAATGACCAAAGAGCATTGGATATTATTCAGGGATGTTTTCCGACACGAAAAGTTATCGGAATTAACTCCGTAGACATTATCTGGGGACTGGGTAGTTTTCATTGCTTGAGTCAGCAAGAGCCCGCGCTAAGCTAA
- the agaR gene encoding transcriptional repressor AgaR, translating into MTNVERHQYILKQLKEVGIVQVIDLCEELGVSSVTIRKDLTLLEESGLLFRTHGGATQYNPYTTDRTVFEKEKLRSDDKSRIGKKAAEMIEENDSIIIASGTTMQSLARQIVPKGNITVVTSALNVAMELIKYPSVEIMQMGGTLRKTSTSVTGKYAENLLHDFYCSKLFLGVDGIDLEYGVSTSSAQEAQLNRIMIDTAQKVVVLADSSKFGRRSFGRICGFEKIDILITDDKVSAGFVESLEKSGVHVVVV; encoded by the coding sequence ATGACAAACGTAGAGCGACATCAATATATTTTAAAACAATTAAAAGAGGTAGGTATAGTCCAAGTGATTGACCTATGTGAGGAACTGGGTGTATCTTCTGTTACCATCCGAAAGGATCTTACACTTTTGGAAGAGAGTGGTCTGCTTTTTCGGACCCATGGAGGAGCTACACAATACAATCCGTATACGACGGATCGCACAGTATTTGAAAAAGAGAAACTTCGTTCGGACGATAAAAGTAGAATCGGGAAGAAGGCTGCTGAGATGATTGAAGAAAATGATTCCATTATTATTGCTTCCGGAACAACAATGCAATCGCTGGCTAGACAGATTGTCCCTAAGGGAAATATTACTGTGGTAACTTCAGCGCTGAATGTTGCCATGGAACTAATTAAATACCCATCAGTTGAAATTATGCAGATGGGAGGTACATTACGAAAAACTTCTACTTCAGTCACTGGAAAATACGCTGAAAATTTACTGCATGATTTTTATTGTAGTAAATTGTTTTTAGGGGTGGATGGAATAGACCTGGAGTATGGTGTGTCAACATCCAGTGCGCAAGAAGCTCAATTGAATCGTATCATGATAGATACAGCCCAAAAAGTAGTTGTACTCGCTGATTCGTCCAAATTTGGAAGACGTAGTTTTGGACGAATTTGTGGCTTCGAAAAAATTGATATATTGATTACAGATGATAAAGTGAGTGCCGGATTTGTGGAATCATTGGAGAAGTCCGGTGTGCATGTCGTGGTTGTCTAG
- a CDS encoding GDP-L-fucose synthase has protein sequence MRILILGCGWLAESFAMDMKHQGHEVWASTTQYEKYHRLKTDGIFSFIADFDKSSVVPDVLIPGQFDFVLNSIPASQKNSLSVLETRFSNIKEFLENIQWTKQLFLSSVGIYPDKDVVYSELESAGIEFSEKLFLAEQLMLQLPNTYVYRLGGLFGKNRIFAKYFANRICTTGEQPANFVHIDDVVQLIMLASVKDLSHRVYNVVAPMHPKKKDVILASAQKYGFDLPSQFEHGDHFQKVVCGNLLRMELDYHYIWPNPLEF, from the coding sequence ATGCGGATACTAATTTTAGGATGTGGATGGCTGGCAGAATCGTTTGCCATGGATATGAAACATCAGGGACATGAGGTCTGGGCAAGTACAACACAATATGAAAAATACCATCGGCTTAAAACTGATGGTATTTTTTCGTTTATTGCTGACTTTGATAAAAGTAGTGTGGTGCCTGATGTGCTTATCCCGGGCCAGTTCGACTTCGTATTAAATAGTATTCCTGCCAGCCAAAAAAATAGTCTTTCTGTTTTAGAAACTCGTTTTTCGAATATTAAGGAATTTCTTGAAAACATCCAATGGACCAAACAGTTGTTTTTAAGTTCGGTTGGAATTTACCCAGATAAAGATGTAGTCTATAGTGAGTTGGAATCAGCTGGAATTGAATTTTCCGAAAAACTTTTTTTGGCTGAGCAGCTAATGTTGCAATTGCCCAATACTTATGTATATCGACTTGGCGGCTTATTTGGTAAAAATCGCATTTTCGCCAAATACTTTGCCAATCGTATCTGCACAACGGGTGAACAACCGGCTAATTTTGTCCATATCGATGATGTTGTGCAGTTGATTATGTTGGCTTCTGTTAAGGACCTAAGTCATCGTGTTTACAATGTTGTGGCACCCATGCACCCTAAGAAAAAGGATGTGATCCTGGCCTCTGCACAAAAGTATGGTTTCGATCTGCCATCGCAATTTGAACATGGGGATCATTTTCAAAAAGTAGTCTGTGGAAATCTGCTTCGAATGGAGCTGGATTACCATTATATTTGGCCCAATCCTTTGGAATTTTGA
- the proS gene encoding proline--tRNA ligase, translating to MSKGITSRAEDYSQWYNELVIKADLAENSAVRGCMVIKPYGYAIWERMQAILDKRFKETGHSNAYFPLFIPKSFFSKEAAHVEGFATECAVVTHYRLKNDGTGKIVVDEDAKLEEELIVRPTSETIIWNTYRGWVESYRDLPILVNQWANVVRWEMRTRLFLRTAEFLWQEGHTAHATREEAIEETERMLDVYAEFAENILAVPVVRGRKTENERFAGALDTYCIEALMQDGKALQAGTSHFLGQNFAKAFDVKFTSKEGKLEHVWATSWGVSTRLIGALIMAHSDDQGLVLPPKLAPIQVVIVPIFKTEEEKAQIDAFVDQLVNELKVKDISVKYDDRDTQRPGFKFAEWELKGVPVRVAVGARDMQNGTVELARRDTQTKETVAQEGLAGNIEQLLHVIQENIYQKALNFRTSHFTEVNSYDEFKEVLEGKGGFISCHWDGTIETEKRVKEETKATIRCIPLDAKEEEGICIFTGKPSSRRVLFAKAY from the coding sequence ATGAGTAAAGGAATAACAAGTCGTGCAGAAGATTATTCACAATGGTACAATGAACTTGTGATCAAAGCTGATCTGGCTGAAAATTCAGCTGTACGGGGCTGTATGGTGATCAAACCATACGGATATGCTATCTGGGAAAGAATGCAAGCAATCTTAGACAAAAGATTTAAAGAAACAGGCCATAGCAATGCTTACTTCCCTTTATTCATTCCCAAGTCGTTTTTTTCTAAAGAAGCTGCCCATGTGGAAGGTTTCGCTACTGAGTGTGCTGTGGTCACACATTATAGATTAAAAAACGATGGCACCGGAAAGATTGTGGTGGATGAAGATGCAAAGTTGGAGGAAGAGTTGATTGTACGTCCGACTTCTGAAACGATTATATGGAATACGTACCGTGGTTGGGTCGAATCTTACCGTGACCTGCCAATTTTGGTTAACCAATGGGCAAATGTGGTCCGTTGGGAAATGCGTACGCGTCTTTTCTTACGTACAGCAGAGTTTTTGTGGCAGGAAGGACACACTGCACACGCAACTAGGGAAGAAGCTATTGAAGAGACAGAACGTATGCTTGATGTCTATGCTGAATTTGCTGAAAATATTTTAGCTGTACCTGTTGTACGCGGACGGAAAACTGAAAACGAACGCTTTGCAGGTGCATTGGATACCTATTGTATCGAGGCTTTAATGCAAGATGGTAAGGCTTTACAAGCGGGAACGTCGCATTTTCTTGGGCAGAATTTTGCAAAGGCTTTTGATGTAAAATTCACATCCAAAGAGGGGAAACTTGAACATGTTTGGGCAACATCATGGGGTGTTTCTACCCGTTTGATAGGAGCCTTGATCATGGCTCACTCTGATGATCAAGGATTGGTATTGCCTCCGAAATTGGCGCCAATTCAGGTTGTTATTGTTCCAATTTTTAAAACTGAAGAAGAAAAAGCGCAGATTGATGCATTCGTAGATCAGTTAGTAAACGAACTGAAGGTAAAGGATATCTCGGTGAAATACGATGATCGCGATACACAACGTCCCGGCTTTAAATTTGCTGAATGGGAATTGAAAGGTGTACCGGTGCGTGTAGCTGTGGGAGCAAGAGATATGCAAAATGGAACGGTGGAGTTAGCACGTCGCGATACACAAACAAAAGAAACTGTCGCCCAGGAAGGATTGGCTGGAAATATTGAACAGTTGTTGCATGTAATACAGGAAAATATTTACCAAAAAGCCTTAAACTTTAGAACATCTCATTTTACTGAGGTGAACTCTTACGATGAATTTAAAGAGGTCCTGGAAGGTAAAGGAGGATTTATTTCTTGCCATTGGGATGGAACAATAGAAACTGAGAAGCGTGTAAAAGAGGAAACAAAAGCTACAATCCGTTGTATTCCTTTGGATGCCAAAGAGGAGGAAGGTATTTGTATATTTACGGGTAAACCTTCTAGCCGACGCGTTTTATTTGCAAAAGCTTATTAA